From a single Toxoplasma gondii ME49 chromosome II, whole genome shotgun sequence genomic region:
- a CDS encoding phosphoserine phosphatase (encoded by transcript TGME49_222900) — MTSLPSSDLDFTRHAFLSGTDADTHRSSGQVCVEGVCTSESERFAEMHAEEEKRSPEVLGEGGAYFFGSNGDEQCVYDGREADASHSRRGAEAALHAVSLTRSRQEGEEAVTRVLVPSQNGEMEKKRADEMRLDGPLEGQQRNSRCHLILYAQGTDRPGVSLQFARWLAAEGYEDEEIDIEWKDWGVQLVDVRQIKVGTMCCLYYHVKLNQHVAMEVLKACLFTAAQVHYELDYQLLPSHPRRLESSFASLSFSRLPTSPSCSLCYSPSPSQSVRGPLAAEEEREEIEAERSHLIKDGMRSVSPRLASRVSASSPSSCDTSASSHMTARHPSDPSSLPSAGVPTAPGDLPPFPSQACVSPHSASHCASPHSSTLYTSHCSFHSSSHCGSLECISRRQRSPWEIKAPLSGRQLREAVHAAATLAAEAAAGAALAAQAAAEAVSAADFAGEEDVEKVEKVAGKVSFAVQAAAEAKAKAAAAEGTAYAVEDSDASGDQNSQRESENEKRGEKETNEKRGEKEMRDRQLLGDAWRERVNSSGSGSTQRSSTGSEASGRESRGMGRWSFRDSPTSLREAHADLSEGERAAAREGLSAAAGPPSESMRQREGPLREARREDGGAKRERDSEKPPGWPGLGFPRWSDVVVVHLLQTRPALAATLLADVLAALLRATATVQSMGLERVELGNGGAGEKVHSVEIKVQFPASLLPFQTKVPRDKPAIKALEDELRNICKRHDAQMLLRWDDFALKRKCHSLVVFGLNEVLVEQDVMDAMLQCNDTQIDLDKFSQSLLQEHGGVASEERMYMRKLTKLKGARAADLVKKVLPHLTIARGAFFLMFVLKKLGVRTALMTHSCQEVAHCVGRLLGIDYVLSNHFEVREGALTGRVVGGSSSSEVTTSHMLDPLRKMDWLQLLRDKERLERDALFVLANYENFDFLHGAAGFCFSFNARRDRDISKFLLLLGMKNRHLQEFHSTFVASAVEASLDVAYPLGLTALVQRHQVSLLSQFLQPSSLDSEDESVRNANTISPPDVGNSQTEEVRKKERLRKSCDGDANALRDTEGSPRPSSPPRPTTPLAPATPPGSTDPPGPSVPLQRRKEKREGNGTREGTQEVATRREVNGDSCEAQDKEEGRSGEKPQESATQLWRKTEEQAERTRSAEGRPESGIRHACSEEKTTLVYFPSLSSSSSLASSSSSSSSSPSSSPASAFVSGKDGAPRDAPARRDECFSAPLERMKLAKESPEERQGLRVTSSASSVASNSRGEKRVDRAVVCVYGQVRTNDATPQLWRIFEALRPFEQGRSGGGSSGVCTPASVRGVRGGTSSCGIEALQLVNLHHHICLGMTLSWMSPSSKALAPQRLTSSGSGRSDSFSSLPPANVAAAAVAALTLSSGGGVSSAAPLFPRVSSQSLGLPALASPSQHLSPVKDVLFVASCLGLKASFIPQLPPNGRASPYPPGVPVSPSASLSSLQSWSPEEKRRNKAEEDTCEREAAAAKATDTGESRGAFAASGTCHGGPDAVGDGLGQRREEAKDALSEKTESWAEKRESSCENGENLSENRESLTEKREEGSARSFYIVVMEEPSVSPQLLVHIFALLYDNLINIEEIDRLSLNVAKAIRLRVAIGPLVDVQQLKKQLLSVCSDFGADVALQADDISRYCLRLVVFDMDSTLVCEEVIDELAREAGVMDEVAAITQAAMEGHLDFHSSLMQRVKMLKGIKRNRDRRGRRPCRYSSKESVSHAHAGGSRTGASRSSHCCRRRLQ, encoded by the exons ATGACAAGTTTACCTAGCTCGGATTTGGACTTCACGCGCCACGCCTTTCTTTCAGGCACAGATGCCGACACTCACAGGAGCTCTGGACAAGTTTGTGTGGAAGGCGTTTGCACGTCGGAGAGTGAGAGATTTgcagaaatgcatgcagaagaggagaaacgatCTCCGGAGGTTCTCGGTGAAGGCGGCGCGTACTTCTTCGGCTCAAACGGAGACGAACAGTGCGTGTACGACGGCAGAGAGGCGGACGCGAGCCACTCCCGACGGGGAGCAGAGGCTGCTCTTCATGCGGTTTCTCTGACGCGCAGTCGACAGGAAGGGGAGGAGGCAGTGACTCGCGTTCTCGTTCCGTCTCAGAACGgcgaaatggagaagaaacgagctGACGAAATGAGACTGGACGGTCCATTGGAAGGCCAGCAAAGGAACTCAAGGTGCCACTTGATTCTCTACGCGCAGGGGACAGACAGACCTGGAGTGTCACTACAGTTCGCGAG ATGGCTAGCTGCCGAGGGatacgaagacgaagagatcGACATAGAGTGGAAAGACTGGGGTGTCCAGCTCGTCGATGTCCGTCAAATCAAAGTCGGGACCATGTGCTGTCTCTACTACCATGTCAAGCTCAACCAG CACGTGGCGATGGAGGTGCTGAAGGCCTGTCTCTTCACGGCGGCGCAAGTCCACTACGAGTTAGACTATcaacttcttccttcccATCCTCGGCGGCTGGAGTCCTCTTTCGCaagtctctctttttctcgactcCCAACCTCTCCGTCCTGCTCCCTCTGTTACTCACCGTCTCCGTCACAGAGTGTGAGAGGCCCCCTCGCAGCTgaggaggaacgcgaggaaATCGAAGCTGAAAGGTCTCATCTCATCAAAGATGGAATGCGCTCGGTATCCCCGCGGCTCGCGTCTCGGGTCTCAGCCTCCTCACCCTCGTCTTGTGACACCTCTGCAAGCAGCCACATGACCGCTAGACATCCAAGCGATCCGAGCAGTCTACCCTCCGCAGGTGTGCCGACAGCTCCCGGAGATCTACCACCTTTCCCCTCTCAagcttgtgtctctccccatTCCGCTTCTCACTGTGCTTCTCCTCATTCTAGTACACTCTACACGTCGCATTGTTCTTTCCACTCGAGTTCTCATTGTGGCTCTCTGGAGTGCatctcgaggagacagcgtaGCCCCTGGGAGATCAAGGCGCCTCTGTCGGGGAGACAGTTGAGAGaggcggtgcatgcagcggcgacactcgcggcggaggcggcggcaggAGCTGCGCTGGCGGCTCAAGCTGCTGCGGAGGCAGTCTCAGCAGCAGATTttgcgggagaagaggacgtcGAAAAAGTTGAAAAAGTCGCTGGAAAAGTCTCTTTTGCGGTGCAGGCcgcggcagaggcgaaggcaaaGGCGGCAGCGGCCGAGGGAACCGCATATGCAGTCGAAGATTCAGACGCATCTGGAGACCAAAATTCGCaaagagaaagtgaaaacgagaagagaggagagaaggaaacgaacgagaagagaggagagaaagaaatgagagacagacaactGTTGGGTgacgcgtggagagagagggtcAACAGCAGTGGAAGTGGGAGTACGCAGCGCAGCAGCACAGGCAGCGAGGcgagcgggagagagagcagaggcaTGGGACGATGGTCTTTCCGAGACTCGCCGACGTCTCTCagagaggcgcatgcagacctgtctgaaggcgagagggcCGCCGCCAGGGAGGGACTCTCAGCCGCTGCTGGACCACCCAGCGAATCgatgagacagagagaagggccGTTGAGAGAggccagaagagaagacggaggcgcgaagcgcgagagagacagcgagaaaccGCCCGGCTGGCCCGGTTTGGGATTCCCCCGATGGAGCGACGTCGTCGTCGTCCACCTCCTGCAAACGCGCCCTGCGTTGGCTGCGACGCTCTTGGCCGACGTCTTGGCCGCGCTTCTCAGAGCCACAGCGACCGTGCAAAG CATGGGGCTTGAACGCGTTGAACTGGGGAACGGAGgtgcaggagagaaagtgcACAGCGTGGAAATCAAAGTACAGTTTCCAGCGAGTCTCTTGCCGTTTCAAACGAAAGTCCCTCGCGACAA GCCCGCCATCAAGGCACTCGAAGACGAACTGAGAAATATCTGCAAACGACACGACGCACAGATGCTCCTCAGATGGGACGATTTC GCACTAAAGCGAAAATGCCACTCGCTGGTGGTCTTCGGTCTGAATGAGGTTCTCGTCGAACAAGACGTGATGGACGCGATGCTTCAGTGTAACGACACCCAGATCGACCTTGACAAG ttttctcagtctctcctccaagaaCATGGGGGAGtcgcgagcgaggagaggatGTACATGCGCAAACTGACCAAGCTGAAAGGCGCACGGGCTGCAGATCTCGTCAAAAag GTGCTCCCGCATCTGACCATCGCGAGAGGAGCGTTTTTTCTGATGTTTGTCTTGAAGAAACTGGG TGTACGGACAGCGCTGATGACCCACAGCTGCCAGGAAGTGGCACATTGCGTTGGAAGACTTCTGGGGATCGACTACGTCCTCTCGAACCACTTTGAG gTCAGAGAGGGCGCGTTAACGGGCCGCGTGGTGGGGGGAAGCTCGTCCAGTGAGGTGACGACCAGTCACATGCTCGATCCTCTACGGAAGATGGACTGGCTGCAGCTGCtcagagacaaagagcgcCTGGAACGCGATGCCCTCTTTGTCCTAGCGAAT TACGAGAATTTCGACTTTTTGCACGGGGCGGCCgggttctgtttctccttcaaTGCGCGAAGAGATCGGGACATTTCGAagttcctgcttcttcttg GCATGAAGAATCGTCATCTGCAGGAGTTCCACAGCACCTTCGTTGCGTCGGCTGTAGAGGCGTCTCTGGACGTTGCGTATCCTTTGGGTCTCACGGCTCTGGTGCAGAGACACCAAGTTTCTTTGCTCTCTCAGTTTCTTCAGCCCTCTTCCCTCGACTCGGAGGACGAAAGCGTGAGAAATGCCAATACGATTTCTCCACCCGACGTCGGAAACTCGCAGACCGAGGAAGtccggaagaaagagagactgagaaaaAGCTGCGACGGCGACGCAAACGCGCTGAGAGACACTGAGGGGTCTCCAAGGCCAAGCAGCCCCCCAAGGCCAACGACTCCCCTAGCGCCAGCGACCCCCCCGGGGTCAACGGACCCCCCAGGGCCAAGTGTCCCGCTACAgaggcgaaaagagaaaagggagggaAACGGCACACGGGAAGGAACGCAGGAGGTCGCTACCAGGAGGGAAGTGAACGGAGACAGTTGCGAGGCCCAggacaaagaagagggaaggagcgGCGAGAAGCCGCAGGAATCAGCGACGCAGTTGTGGAGAAAGACTGAAGAACAGGCTGAAAGAACAAGGTCGGCAGAAGGGAGACCAGAAAGCGGGATCCGTCATGCGTGTtcagaggagaaaacaactCTCGTGTACTTCCCTTCgttgtcgtcttcttcgtctctcgcttcgtcctcttcttcctcgtcgtcatctccctcttcttctcccgcgtctgcTTTCGTTTCGGGCAAGGACGGCGCGCCACGGGATGCTCCGGCGAGGAGGGACGAGTGTTTCAGTGCGCCCTTGGAGAGAATGAAACTGGCAAAAGAGAGTCcagaagagcgacagggCCTGCGGGTCACTTCCTCAGCTTCCTCGGTGGCAAGCAACTCAcgcggggagaagagagtcgaCAGGGCCGTCGTCTGCGTTTACGGCCAAGTGCGAACCAACGACGCAACGCCGCAGCTGTGGCG AATTTTCGAGGCGCTCCGGCCATTCGAACAAGGCCGCTCTGGGGGCGGGAgctcgggtgtatgtacaccggcATCAGTGCGCGGTGTACGTGGAGGCACGTCGTCATGTGGCATCGAGGCTCTGCAGCTTGTCAACCTTCATCACCACATTTGTCTTGGGATGACACTTTCCTGGATGAG tCCGTCTTCAAAAGCGCTTGCACCTCAGCGCTTGACGAGTTCCGGCAGCGGCCGCAGCgactccttttcttctcttccgcccgCGAATGTCGCGGCAGCTGCTGTGGCTGCTTTGACTTTGTCTTCTGGCGGTGGAGTCTCGTCCGCGGCGCCTCTGTTcccccgcgtctcctctcagTCTCTGGGCCTCCCTGCGTTggcgtcgccttcgcagcATCTGTCGCCTGTGAAAGACGTGCTTTTCGTCGCCTCATGTCTGGGCTTGAAGGCCTCATTCATTCCCCAGCTGCCGCCGAACGGACGAGCGTCTCCCTACCCCCCGGGAGTCCCTGTGTCGCCCTccgcgtcgctgtcttctctgcagtctTGGTCGCCagaggaaaagcggagaaacaaagcagaagaagacacctgcgaacgcgaggcggccgcagcgaaggcgacagacacaGGCGAGTCGCGGGGTGCCTTTGCTGCCTCAGGAACGTGTCATGGTGGTCCAGACGCCGTGGGAGACGGACTCGggcaacgcagagaagaagcgaaagacgcTCTCtccgagaagacggagagctgggctgagaagagagagagctcttgtgaaaacggagagaaccTTTCAGAGAATAGAGAGAGTCTgactgagaagagagaagagggaagcgcACGATCGTTCTACATCGTCGTTATGGAAGAGCCGTCGGTGTCTCCACAGCTCCTGGTCCACATCTTCGCGTTGCTGTACGACAACCTGATCAATATCGAAG AAATCGACAGACTTTCGTTGAATGTGGCCAAGGCGATTCGCCTCCGCGTCGCCATTGGGCCACTGGTGGATGTAcagcagctgaagaaacagCTACTCTCTGTCTGTTCAG ACTTTGGAGCGGACGTTGCGCTGCAGGCTGACGACATATCCCGGTACTGCCTCCGCCTTGTCGTGTTTGACATG GATTCCACGCTGGTTTGCGAAGAAGTGATCGACGAATTAGCCAGAGAGGCTGGTGTCATGGACGAGGTGGCCGCCATCACGCAAGCTGCCATGGAGGGTCACCTGGACTTCCACTCAAGTCTCATGCAGCGCGTCAAGATGCTGAAGGGAATCAAGCG GAACCGTGACAGGAGAGGTAGAAGGCCCTGTCGTTACAGCTCAAAGGAAAGTGTCTCTCATGCGCATGCTGGCGGAAGTCGAACAGGTGCAAGTAGATCAAGTCATTGCTGTCGGCGACGGCTCCAATGA
- a CDS encoding hypothetical protein (encoded by transcript TGME49_222880): MPSSSICLSPFVVAAFFLLRWSLPLLDLNSSLYLVDAAPCVSEVAQGGIAKETGDCRVSTVSLPRASARLLPSRLADHGSKGFRSSRQLVRRGLAPQLARQRSCKVEKGDSRASTGETRKLAGVRCRGATLWTKQSGFLHSCSSGVPRLNAFLHRCLPEGPPSSVSMTHRLVRTPRCLSLVPPSFSLVPRGLESTSITPSAFLSSALSHAPPCFSCPRLSLPSFSLRGASPSACEAARPSLPLFSNCDSLLLSASALHRSPPLLHDFLVSRSLLVSRSAVVARSLPPRPLRTRAHAVPENRDSHEQLLEKFQQEFSRLQRLLPASLSPQEPGVSGASPANSKTEKSSASTSNREKERLGESGEKGSDGEVPTIQELRAEAQREGNFPKRDPKVLKELEEVIDGLYKDSDASNDNLFNRLTNLVKSGAFGERLQDVYEEQEKAQHEAEEAQKRREAEDGFNPHDVAKAVREAAADPAAMRVVKSIMSAGNAPAREDAGEKTDRPRADADSQGGDASQDTESERAVEDRRLRQAAEQFAEAPETAAARKNENDLLDIIRGSTRQYLEQLDIKPTPPGKTRLDDNTVIQWKEETDILQVWIPLPPNYIRESIDVSMARARLRVTCRVSAGNSQDQKAAQDNASVQEQKNEKITIVDRQMKGYIVSADAHWSLASYPFKRRSGNQVLYDCSTSPSHWTPLGIWRMRNCFTVTSPFFRACFPFAVQVCKPSQCT; encoded by the exons ATGCCGTCGTCTTCGatttgtctttctccctttgtGGTCGCGGCGTTCTTTCTGTTGCGCTGGAGTCTCCCTCTGCTCGACCTGAACTCGTCTCTGTACCTCGTCGACGCTGCCCCTTGTGTCTCCGAAGTTGCGCAGGGCGGAAtagcgaaggagacgggagactGCAGAGTCTCGACGGTCTCCCTTCCGCGTGCGTCTGCAAGActccttccctctcgacTCGCGGACCATGGGTCGAAAGGTTTCAGGAGCTCGCGCCAGTTGGTACGGAGAGGCTTAGCGCCTCAACTGGCAAGACAGAGGAGCTGCAAGGTGGAGAAAGGGGACAGTCGAGCTTccacaggagagacacgaaagcTGGCGGGAGTGAGGTGCCGCGGAGCGACCCTGTGGACAAAACAAAGCGGCTTTCTGCATTCGTGTTCGTCGGGAGTTCCACGACTGAACGCTTTTCTTCACCGCTGTCTCCCCGAAGGTCCACCTTCGAGTGTCTCGATGACTCACCGACTCGTTCGCACAcctcgctgtctgtctctcgttcctccatctttctccctcgttcctCGAGGGCTAGAGTCCACTTCTATCACGCCTTCcgccttcttgtcttctgctctctcgcacgctcctccctgcttctcctgccctcgcctttctctcccttccttctccctccgcggcgcctctccctctgcgtGCGAAGCTGCCcgcccctctctccctctcttctccaacTGCGACAGTCTGCTCCTCTCAGCCTCTGCCCTCCATCgctctcctccgcttctccacgactttctcgtttcgcgttctctccttgtttctcgctctgccgTTGTTGcccgttctcttcctcctcgtcctttgCGGACCAGAGCTCACGCTGTCcctgaaaacagagacagtcACGAGCAGCTTCTGGAGAAATTTCAGCAAGAattttctcgtctccaaaGGCTCCTGCCGGCTTCACTGTCGCCTCAGGAACCGGGCGTGTCTGGCGCTTCGCCAGCAAACTCGAAAACCGAGAAAAGCAGCGCTAGTAcaagcaacagagagaaagagagactgggagagagtggagaaaaaggaagcgacggagaggtGCCGACAATCCAGGAGCTTCGTGCGGAAGCTCAGCGGGAGGGGAACTTCCCGAAACGGGACCCAAAGGTTTTGAAGGAATTGGAAGAAGTCATCGACGGACTGTACAAGGACAGCGACGCGTCAAACGACAACCTATTCAAC CGTCTGACAAATCTTGTGAAGTCTGGGGCCTTTGGCGAACGCCTGCAAGACGTCtacgaagaacaagag AAAGCACAACATGAGGCCGAAGAGGCACAAAAAAGGCGCGAGGCAGAGGATGGCTTCAATCCGCACGACGTAGCAAAGGCCGTACGGGAAGCGGCAGCAGATCCAGCAGCGATGAGAGTCGTAAAATCGATCATGTCGGCTGGGAATGCACCGGCGCGGGAagacgctggagaaaagacTGATCGTCCAAGAGCGGATGCGGACTCCCagggcggagacgcgagccaagacactgagagcgagagagcggtCGAAGATCGGAGACTCCGACAGGCAGCGGAGCAGTTTGCAGAGGCTCCCGAGACGGCAGCCgcaaggaaaaacgaaaacgaccTTTTGGACATCATTCGAGGGAGCACGAGACAATACCTCGAG CAACTGGATATAAAACCGACACCACCGGGGAAGACGCGCCTGGATGACAACACTGT GATCCaatggaaagaagaaaccgacaTTCTCCAAGTTTGgattcctcttcctccca ATTACATCCGGGAGAGCATCGATGTGTCGATGGCACGCGCACGCCTCCGCGTGACCTGTCGAGTTTCTGCAGGGAACTCGCAAGACCAGAAAGCTGCACAAGACAACGCTTCCGTTCaagaacagaagaacgagaaaatcACCATTGTCGACCGGCAG ATGAAAGGATATATCGTGAGCGCTGACGCACACTGGAGTCTTGCGTCTTACCCTTTCAAACGCCGAAGCG GCAACCAGGTTCTTTACGACTGCTCTACATCGCCATCCCACTGGACACCTTTAGGTATCTGGAGGATGAGAAACTGTTTCACGGTAACTTCTCCATTTTTTCGCGCTTGTTTCCCGTTCGCGGTGCAGGTATGCAAGCCAAGTCAGTGTACATGA